The sequence below is a genomic window from Salinispira pacifica.
CGGCAACCGGGCTTCGGACCTGGGCATAATCAAGCTGAAGACTGGCAAGTTCGTACTGACGCTGTGCGGCACGGGCCTGGGCCCTGGCAACATTTATGTCTTCCTGCCGTGCGCCCTGTTCCATGAGCTGTACGTTCCGGCGTGCATTTTCCAGCTCAGTCTCTGCGGCGGTTACCCGGTTCTCCGCTTCTTCATACTCGGCTCGGGCGATGGTGCCCGACTCAAACAGGTTTTCCGTTCGCTCCAGGTTGTTCCGGGCGGTCTGAAGCTCATTTTCCGCCTGTTCCAGGCTGGCCCGGGCGTTCTGCAGCTCCTCGGGTCGTACACCCTGAACTGACTTTGCAAGGACGGCCTCCGCCGCTTCCCAGTTCGCTCTGGCCTGTTCTGCCTGGAGGCGAACCACATCATCATTCAGACGGACAAGCAGTTGATCCTTTTCCACCCGTTCATTTTCATCCACAAGGATTTCCAGTATTTCTCCGGAAATGAGAGGGGTGACCACCGTGCTTTGTTCCGGTCTGAGGTTGCCGTTATATGAAAGTTCGACCTGAAGATCGCCCATATAGGGTTGCCCCGTTCTGACCGGAGTAGCCTGCACCGGAGGTTCTTCTTCCGTTGCCTGAACTATCAGCTGAACAGCAACAGCCGCCAGAAGTAATCCTATAACTGCCAGAGGTATTAGCTTTTTAATCAATGTTCATCTCCCGGGTACGTTCAGAATGAACCCGGAAGTTTTTATTTTCCGGGTCGGTCTTCCTGAGGCATTATTCCCTGTACTATAAGGCTTCGCATCTTCTCAATTTCGCCCTTCAACCGGGTGCTTGAAACAGATGAGAATGTAAACAATATCCCGGAAATCCATAATTTCAGCAGATATGCCCGGGATTCTGAATCATATTGGGCCAACGGGTAATTTGCAGCCTCGGGGGCGTCAAAAATTGCCGAAAGCTGTGTGCTCACCCTCACAAGGTTTTTGCGGAACAGATTCAGACGGTTTGCTTCCTGATACATTCCCCGAACCAACGGATGCAGTTCTTTCAGAATATCGAACCCGTAATCTGTAATCGCTGTCACACGGTCTGATAAGGGGCGGTCGGAGTGGAGTATACTGCTTAACTGCCGGTTGAACTTTTTCCACACCGCATTGACTGCCGAAATAAACAGTACTTCCTTATCCTTAAAATAGGTATAAATTGAGCCCGGGGCAATACCTGAAGCAATTGCAATATCTTTCATGGTAGTATTGGTAAAGCCCTGTTCTCCGAAGGCTTTGATTGCGGCCTGAAGAATTTTACTTCGCTTTTCCTCATCCTGCTGACGGGCCATAAGCACCTCTTTTGTTATTTTTGAACTCTCATTCAAGTTTAGCGCATTCCTGAATCAAATTCAAGATAAATGCTGATGAAATTTATCATAAAGAGGCCGGGAGCAGCTCCCCCGGGCAGCTAACGGGTCCTATGGCGGACTGATGGAAAACGGGACCTAAATTGTGAGAACTATGTGGATCGTGGTGGTTGCGTCGGTTTCGCTTCGGTTCACAAAACTCTCAAAGTTTATGTGAACCTTTTTGCATGCTTCATTCAGATATGACAAATAATACAACCCCAGATTCATGTTCTCCTGGAGTTCTGTTTGTCCTTCATAGAAGTCTTTCAAACTTTTCCCGCTGATATTGGCGGTAATCCGGTGGTTGATCTTCTGTTTCATATCATCAAACCCGGATTTCTGGTTTGAGATCATGAAGTGCATGCGGGCCCTGTCACCTTTTTCATGGCGCTTTTTACTGAGGCGCAGCAGAATATAAATATTGTCATCGTCCAGAAGTTTTTTCAGCGCCGAGGACTGATCATCGCCCATTGCCATGTTCATCAGAAGCTCAACCAGCATCAGGGCCAGATACTCGGGAATGCTTGCTTTATCCATAAACTGGGCCAGTAGCTGCTGACCTTTCCGGATCAGCTGGAAGTACCCCGTAGAACCCCGGTGAATTGAGAGAATGAAATAGATGAGGGGATCCAGGGTGTCCAGATATTTCCGTGCAAGATTTTTATACATGTTCTTTTCAGATTCATGCATGCTCTCATTCGTTTCAATTCTTTTGATAACGGGCTGACACATCATCTGCTTGATTTCATTCACCGCAGATATGTTTTTCGTCAGGATATTATCCAGAACTTTCTGGTTGATTTTGGTTCGGTAATCAATGGGGTTTTTGATGTTGTGGCGGTTATAATGCTGAATCAGCTCCGATTCCACCACATTTTCAAAGAGCAGCGTGTTGAATTGACGGTAGAGCATTCCGTAGGTCATCAGTTTGATGAGATCGATAATCTCTTTCCGCTTGGAGACCACATCTTCAAGGGGAAGCTCCATCTTGCTGATATAATCGAGAAGCTGCATTCGCTGTATGGTGGCCGGGGAGAAATCCACCACATGAATTCCGTATTCCTCAACGCCGTCGGAAAGCTTAAATCGGTTGATTTTTTTCCCGCTTTTGGTGAAATACGACACACCTTCATCGGTGAAGATCACCTTCATGGGAATGTCTAAAACACCTTTCTGCGTTGAAGTTTCCATTAATTACCACACCTCGGTTCGGGACAAATCCGGCCCAGCATATATTAGCCGGTGTGAACTGATTTCGCAAGATACTTGCACTGTATCAAATATCTCTGCTGAGCTTCTGCTCATACATATTCCGGGCAATGGGAATCCGGCGTCCGGTACCGAAGGCCTTGGGTGATACTTTCAGCACCGGCGGTGCCTGCCGTCGTTTGTACTCCGAACGGGCCACAAGTCCGATAACTTTCTGAACCACTTCCTGTTCAAAACCCATGTCGATCAGTTCCCGGGTTGTATAGCCCCGGTGCAGGTAAAGCTTGAGAATCCCGTCCAGTATCTCATAATCCGGCAGGCTGTCCTGGTCTTTCTGGTCGGGTCTGAGTTCCGCAGAAGGGGGCTTACTGATAATTTCTTCGGGAATGATTTCCCCGTTTCTGTTGATATGCCGGCACAGAGCGTACACTTCAGTCTTGAATAAATCCCCGATCACCGCAAGTGAACCGGCCATATCGCCGTACAGCGTACAGTATCCCACACCCAGTTCCGACTTGTTTCCGGTGGTGAGCACCAGACTGGCGTATTTGTTGGAATAGGCCATAAGTAGAGTACCCCGTATGCGGGCTTGAATATTTTCTTCCGCAAGGCCGGGTTGGGTACCCTCAAAATGGGGGGCGAGGGAAGATTCGAATGCGTTGTACAGCGGCTCGATGGCAATGGTTTTGGGGGTAATTCCCAGGTTGCGGCAGAGCTTCTCCGAGTCGCTGATGCTTCCGCTGGAGGAATACTGACTTGGCAGCATAAATGCCTCCACCTTTTCTTTTCCCAGAGCATGGACTGCCAGGGTAAGAACCAGGGCGGAATCCACTCCACCGGACAGTCCCAGATGTACCCGCTGGAAGCCCGTTTTTTTCAGATAGTCGGAGATCCCCAGGTGGAGAGCCTGTTCGATTTCCTCATATGAATCAACTGAGACGTCCAGAGCCCTGCCGTTCTCTACAATTTCATCAACCAGCAGCTGTTCCCGGAACCCTTCGCCCATGGCATGAATATCACCGTGGGAATCTGATATTAATGACCGGCCGTCAAAAATCAGATTATCGTTTGCACCGCACATATTGGCATATACCACCGGCACCCGGCTGGAGCTGCCGATATTGTGGATCAGTTTTTTCCGGGTATTCAGCTTCCCTGCATGAAAGGGGCTTGCCGAGGGCACAAGAATCAGTTCGGCGCCCTCATCCAGCAGTTCCTGCACAGGATCGACGGCATACCGGAGATTCCCGGCATCCTCATCCTCCCACCACATATCCTCACAGATGGCCACTCCGATTTTGCGATGGCCGAATTTCCAGACGGTTCTGGAATGGGCGGGTTCGAAGTACCGGGCTTCATCGAATACATCGTATGTGGGAAGAAGCGTTTTTTCCTGTCGGTGAACAATTCTGCCTCCGTATATCACGGCGGCGGTGTTCTGCAGGGCTTTGCCCTTTAGTCCCGGGTTCTTCTCCACATAGCCAACAACTACGGCGGTTTCCGGCGGGAGTTCATGCTGAAGCCGTCTGAGAGCCTTCAGATTGTCCTGTAGAAAGGCGGGATGATCCAGAAGGTCCATGGGAGGATATCCGCATACCGAAAGCTCGGGAAATACAATTATCTCCGCACCCGCATCAGCAGCTTCCCGGCTGTAGCTGAGTATGCGCTTCACATTACCGGAAAAATCACCGATTACCGAATTGATTTGTCCCACTGCGATTTTCATCTAACCTCCCGGGCAATCCTTCGCAAGCTTCCACTTGACCATGGATATACCTGAATATAGACTCAAGTTAGCATGGAAGATACCCTTCTGATAACAGGAAATCAAAGTCCTCTAAACACCAGTCTGGCCAACCGCTGGCTGAAGCAGGACGGCAGAATTATTGCAACAGTTGAGAAAGAGGATGAAACCGTACTGTATCCCGATGCGGATCCTGAAAAACTGATTATTACGTCCCATGACCGGCGATCACCGTTTTCATCCCGGGCGCTCTTTCTGGATCTCCGGAATAAAAAGATCGAGCTGGATCATATATTTATTCTTTTTTCAATTATGGGAAACTCGGATCAGCTTCAGATGATGACAAGCAGGCAGATCGAAACGGGAATAGATGAAGAGGTGAAAGGCTTTGTTTTCCTGCTCAAGGAAAGCATTGGACATTTTCAGAACCGGAACGGCGGATCCATAAACATTGTTATCCATAATACCGGTCCGAATGTTCCCGCCCCCTTCGACGCACTCATTCTTGGAGGCATAGAAGCTATGAGCAATGCGTTCTTCACCTATTACGGCCGGGAAAAATTCAAAATCCGCGGGTTTCAGGACAATGAACATGATACAGATGGGTATGCAGATTTTATCTGCGATACGGTTCTCCAGGACCGTCCCGGCGGAAAATGGTATAACAAGAATAAAACCGGATTCTTCGGTTTCGGGCGCTGATTGACCTGCCCCGGGCTTTCTATTAAGCTCATTTCATGAAACTCTGGATCAAATACTTGATCGCCGCAGCAGCAGGAATTCTGTTGGGAATTCTGCTCCCGTTGAACGGCGGCGATACCGAAGTATATTTACAGAATCTGTATACCTATGTGCTGCACATAGGGCGGTACCTCATCTTTCCCCTGGTGTTTTTCGGTTTGACCATCGGGACGTACGAGCTTTGGATGGAAAACCGTTTCTTCAAATTATACGGCCGGAGTCTGGCCTATATTGTTGCTGCGGCCATCAGCTCAGGGGTTATCGGAGCGGTATTTGTAGCTGTTTTTTCCCCCGACCGGGTACCGATTATCATAGAAGAGGCCCAGGTCACCCCCCTGCCGGGTCTTGCAGAACAGTTCACCAGAGTTTTCCCGAAAAATCTCTTCAATGTGTTTACCGGAAACGGTGACTTCCTTCTTCCCCTGGTTATTTTTGCAGTGATCCTTGGAATCGGTCTTCTGAGAAACCGGTCTGTTTCCGCACCGGTGATTGATGTTTTTGAAAGTCTCAGCCGGGTTTTCCGGAACTTGAACCGGGTGGTACTTGAAATTCTCAGCTTCGGACTCTTTTTCATGGCTGCATACCGTACATCCCAGCTTCGGGGAATGGTTGATCTTGAACTGTTCACCCAGCTGCTGTTCGTGGTGATCGGCGCAGTTCTGTTTGTTCTGTTCGTTCTCATTCCCGCACTTCTCTATTTCCTGGGGAACCGCGAACGTAATCCGTTTCTGTGGATATTTTCCGCCTTGCCGGCAGGAATTTCAGCCCTTCTTTCGGGAGATATGTATTTCACCCTCAGTTCAGCACACGGAAGCGTGGGGGAAAACATGGGAATCCAGCAGAAAGCCGGATCGGCCATGCTGCCTCTGGGAGCGGTCTTCAGCAGGAGCGGTACAGCCCTGGTTACCGCAATCAGCTTCGTCCTGATACTCAGATCATATTCCAGTCTGGATGTAACCTTCGTACAGTACCTCTGGATCATCGGATCAAGCATTCTCATCAGTTTTATGCTGGGAACGGTTCCCGGCAGCGGAATGGTTGTAAGCTTATCCCTAATATCCGCCTGGTACGGGCAGGGTCTGGAAGAGGGGTTTCTCATACTTCTCCCCATAGCCCCCATTCTCACGGCACTTTCGGTTCTTGTTGATATTATGGTGATACTGCTGATAAACCAGCTGGTGGCTGATCGTGAATCCATGGTGCGCAGCGTCCCGGTGAAGGATTTTCTCTAAACACCGCTTCGCTGACCCGGTACCCCGGGCACAGCCCGGGAGCCTCGGCCAAGGGGCGTCCATCTATACTATGTGAGAATCTATGTGAGAATGTTCACATGAGGATGTTCATCCTGATCATGGTGCCTGCACTGAGGCTGTCCCAAAACGGAAGGTCCGACCCGTCCCAGAGATGCCAGATGGGGAGGATCACCTTGGAACCCACGCTGAATCCGAACCAATCGTTTATCCGGAAATTTAGAGCAGGTTCAAACTGAAGATTGATCCACCGTCCCCTGCCCAGGGTGTAGTTGGAAATTTCGGACATGCTCTCTGTACCGTCCAGGGGAATTACCGGGATTCTGAATAAAAGCCCCGGCCCTGCGGCCAGGGAGAACGATGTGATGCTGCTGATATCAACCTGCATATACCAGGGAATGTTGAGGTTCAGAGCCAGAAGCACGGCAACCGGGCCGGTAAAACTTCCTGTGGTCTTTTGGGTGGGGAACGCCCGTCCGTAGTCCTCAAGGTACACCATTTCGTCCGTATAGAGATCCAACGCCGGTGCGATTCCCAGAAAATCACTGAATGAGATGGTAACGCCGGTGCCTGCATAGGTGATGATCTGGCTGGCGGAAATGCCGTTTGCATCACCTCCGGTAAAATCCGTTTCCTGTGACTGTCCCTGCCAGAGAAGTCCTCCTCTGAAGAGTTGAATATCTGTTTCTACCGCCCAAACAGGAATGATGAGGAACACCATGAGCAAAACGCATACAAGCCGGATCTTCATAGTTCACAGTATATCATGAGGAATGGGTAAAAGCAGAGGGCGGGGAAAAAATTCCGGATTTGAAGAGTCTGGCCAGGGAAAAAAACAGGGCCTGATGCCTTTCAGCAGGCCCTGTTGTGGATAATGCATTGCCATTGATTTGTATGGTTGATTTAGATCTCAGATATGGGGGATCAGTAGGCCCGTGCAAAGACCGCCATGTGTTTGGCCGGTTCACCGGTGAAAATACAGGTTTTCCCACGGGCTTCTTCCTCATTTCCGAAGGGTAATACCCGGATGGTTGCCTTGGTTTCCCCTTTAATCCGGTCCTCCACTGCAGGATCTCCGTTCCATGCTGCGGTCACGAAGCCCTTGCCGCCGTCACCGCTGAATATTTCCCGGAATTCGTCATAGCTTTCCGCTGTTCGGCTGTTTTCCTCCCGGAAGGCCTTGGCCTTCTGGAAAAGCCCCTGCTGGATTTCTTCCAGCAGCCGGGGAATTTTTGCCGGAGCTTCGGAGGCATCCATGAGAATTTTCTCTTTGGTATCCCGGCGAACCACCATTACCTTGTTGTTTTCCATATCTCTGGGACCGATTTCAACCCTGACAGGTACGCCGAGCATTTCATATTCGGCGAATTTCCAGCCTGGAGAGTTCTGTTCGTCGGTATCCAGGATCACAGATTTCGGCAGGCCGCCCACCTCTTCCTTTATTTCTCCGAAAATCTTTTCGGCATACGCCATAACCTGCTCTTTGGTCTTGTTCCGGAAAATGGGGACTACTGCAACCTTGGTGGGTGCAAGCCGGGGCGGGAGAACCAGGCCGCTGTCGTCGGAATGGGCCATGATCAGCGCACCGATGAGACGGGTGGATACACCCCAGGAGCTGGCCCACACATGCTCGAGCTTTCCCTCTTTGTTCTGGAAGCTTACATCGAACGCTTTGGCAAAGTTCTGACCGAGAAAATGACTTGTGCCTGCCTGGAGAGCTTTACCGTCCTGCATCAGGGCTTCGATTGCATATGTGTCGATGGCTCCCGCAAATTTTTCATTTTCGCTTTTCACCCCGGTGAGCACCGGCAGAGCCATGTATTCCTCTGCAAAGGTTTTATATACGTTGAGCATGGTTTTGGTTTCTTCTTCAGCTTCTTCGGCGGTGGCGTGGGCGGTATGTCCCTCCTGCCAAAGAAATTCAGATGTACGTAAAAAGAGACGGGTTCGCTTTTCCCAGCGCATTACATTTGCCCATTGATTGATCAGCAGAGGAAGATCACGGTAGGACTGAATCCATTTTTTGTACATGCTCCAGATGATGGTTTCGGATGTGGGACGGATAACCAGGGGCTCATCAAGTTCCTGACCGCCGCCGTGGGTAACGACCGCAAGCTCCGGGGCGAACCCCTCAACATGTTCAGCTTCCCGGCGCATGAACTCTTCAGGTATAAGGAGGGGAAAGTATGCGTTTTCATGCCCGGTTTCCTTGAACATTGTATCGAGGGCTGACTGAACCTTCTCCCATATGGCATATCCCCTTGGCCGGATCACCATGCTTCCCCGTACGGGGCTGTAATCCGCAAGTTTCGCCTGGGTAACGATATCAATGTACCAATCGGAATAGTTCTCGCTTCGGGGAGTAATCTTTTCTGCCATTGTTTCTTCCTGTGTTAATCCGGAGTATATGGATATGTGATTTGGTGCTGATATTAGTTGGAAAGACGCGCAGTTTCAACCATATAGCGGAGATAGCGGCCATCTTCGTCATCGAGTATTTTTTCCACAACGATTATTACAGACTGTTCGTCCGGAGAAACCAGCACCTGCTTGAGATTGTAATCGTTAATGCCTTTCCGGTAATAGTTGGGCAGACCGATGGTCTTTGCGCTCCGGGTTCCGTCGGTGCTCACGCTGTTTAAATTGATGTGAAAGGCGGCTTCAGGATTTTCATCACCACCCCGGACATTCTGTACAAGTTCGATGGTATAGGAATTCCCTGTGTTGAAATCCCGGAATGAGATTTGACGCCTGGGTTCACTGCCGTTGATATAGAGATACACGAGTCTTCCCGAGCGGAGATGATCAATTTCATAATTTTGTGCTATTTCATGCTGCATGCCCACCAGGTTGAAGAGGGCGCCGATTCCGTCCTGTCCCGGCTGAGCGGCATTATCGGAGAGAAACTGGGCCGTTCCACCCGGAACAAATTCATTTGCCGCCACATCAACAATATAGCTTTCGGCGTAGGGCTTTGA
It includes:
- a CDS encoding efflux RND transporter periplasmic adaptor subunit, which codes for MIKKLIPLAVIGLLLAAVAVQLIVQATEEEPPVQATPVRTGQPYMGDLQVELSYNGNLRPEQSTVVTPLISGEILEILVDENERVEKDQLLVRLNDDVVRLQAEQARANWEAAEAVLAKSVQGVRPEELQNARASLEQAENELQTARNNLERTENLFESGTIARAEYEEAENRVTAAETELENARRNVQLMEQGARQEDINVARAQARAAQRQYELASLQLDYAQVRSPVAGRVVEIFNDAGNTAAPGNPLLSIVSDNVIYAKITIPEQHYGLFQQQRDSIRARVSPIAYPDSPPFEGFITSIAEVIQAESRTFVVDVAVENPASLLKPGMFVGVDFIVEEINDVLLVPDTALVFREGGQVLFTLEADDEGDPETFIARSREVETGLSDGGVTAITSELSLEHQIIVEGNAFLEDEQEVRVIGRGDAK
- a CDS encoding dicarboxylate/amino acid:cation symporter, with the translated sequence MKLWIKYLIAAAAGILLGILLPLNGGDTEVYLQNLYTYVLHIGRYLIFPLVFFGLTIGTYELWMENRFFKLYGRSLAYIVAAAISSGVIGAVFVAVFSPDRVPIIIEEAQVTPLPGLAEQFTRVFPKNLFNVFTGNGDFLLPLVIFAVILGIGLLRNRSVSAPVIDVFESLSRVFRNLNRVVLEILSFGLFFMAAYRTSQLRGMVDLELFTQLLFVVIGAVLFVLFVLIPALLYFLGNRERNPFLWIFSALPAGISALLSGDMYFTLSSAHGSVGENMGIQQKAGSAMLPLGAVFSRSGTALVTAISFVLILRSYSSLDVTFVQYLWIIGSSILISFMLGTVPGSGMVVSLSLISAWYGQGLEEGFLILLPIAPILTALSVLVDIMVILLINQLVADRESMVRSVPVKDFL
- a CDS encoding TetR/AcrR family transcriptional regulator, whose amino-acid sequence is MARQQDEEKRSKILQAAIKAFGEQGFTNTTMKDIAIASGIAPGSIYTYFKDKEVLFISAVNAVWKKFNRQLSSILHSDRPLSDRVTAITDYGFDILKELHPLVRGMYQEANRLNLFRKNLVRVSTQLSAIFDAPEAANYPLAQYDSESRAYLLKLWISGILFTFSSVSSTRLKGEIEKMRSLIVQGIMPQEDRPGK
- the proS gene encoding proline--tRNA ligase, which produces MAEKITPRSENYSDWYIDIVTQAKLADYSPVRGSMVIRPRGYAIWEKVQSALDTMFKETGHENAYFPLLIPEEFMRREAEHVEGFAPELAVVTHGGGQELDEPLVIRPTSETIIWSMYKKWIQSYRDLPLLINQWANVMRWEKRTRLFLRTSEFLWQEGHTAHATAEEAEEETKTMLNVYKTFAEEYMALPVLTGVKSENEKFAGAIDTYAIEALMQDGKALQAGTSHFLGQNFAKAFDVSFQNKEGKLEHVWASSWGVSTRLIGALIMAHSDDSGLVLPPRLAPTKVAVVPIFRNKTKEQVMAYAEKIFGEIKEEVGGLPKSVILDTDEQNSPGWKFAEYEMLGVPVRVEIGPRDMENNKVMVVRRDTKEKILMDASEAPAKIPRLLEEIQQGLFQKAKAFREENSRTAESYDEFREIFSGDGGKGFVTAAWNGDPAVEDRIKGETKATIRVLPFGNEEEARGKTCIFTGEPAKHMAVFARAY
- a CDS encoding DUF2259 domain-containing protein — encoded protein: METKSHRCSFSIFLLAFILTAGSGHLFAGDIASFMNLGFSPDGSTFMFGQYGIHDDSSKPYAESYIVDVAANEFVPGGTAQFLSDNAAQPGQDGIGALFNLVGMQHEIAQNYEIDHLRSGRLVYLYINGSEPRRQISFRDFNTGNSYTIELVQNVRGGDENPEAAFHINLNSVSTDGTRSAKTIGLPNYYRKGINDYNLKQVLVSPDEQSVIIVVEKILDDEDGRYLRYMVETARLSN
- a CDS encoding NAD+ synthase: MKIAVGQINSVIGDFSGNVKRILSYSREAADAGAEIIVFPELSVCGYPPMDLLDHPAFLQDNLKALRRLQHELPPETAVVVGYVEKNPGLKGKALQNTAAVIYGGRIVHRQEKTLLPTYDVFDEARYFEPAHSRTVWKFGHRKIGVAICEDMWWEDEDAGNLRYAVDPVQELLDEGAELILVPSASPFHAGKLNTRKKLIHNIGSSSRVPVVYANMCGANDNLIFDGRSLISDSHGDIHAMGEGFREQLLVDEIVENGRALDVSVDSYEEIEQALHLGISDYLKKTGFQRVHLGLSGGVDSALVLTLAVHALGKEKVEAFMLPSQYSSSGSISDSEKLCRNLGITPKTIAIEPLYNAFESSLAPHFEGTQPGLAEENIQARIRGTLLMAYSNKYASLVLTTGNKSELGVGYCTLYGDMAGSLAVIGDLFKTEVYALCRHINRNGEIIPEEIISKPPSAELRPDQKDQDSLPDYEILDGILKLYLHRGYTTRELIDMGFEQEVVQKVIGLVARSEYKRRQAPPVLKVSPKAFGTGRRIPIARNMYEQKLSRDI